The Dunckerocampus dactyliophorus isolate RoL2022-P2 chromosome 1, RoL_Ddac_1.1, whole genome shotgun sequence genome has a segment encoding these proteins:
- the LOC129192447 gene encoding synaptophysin-like — protein MDVVNLLVAQGQFRVLKVPLGFIKVLQWFFAILAFSTCGSYSGMFRLSVECKNRTESNLNVQVDFEYPFRLHQVYFDAPTCKRGTERVFLVGDYSSSAEFFVTIGVLSFLYVTAALSIYVFFLDKYKENNKGPLLDLGVTGVLAFMWLVSSAAWAKALSDVKTATNPDRVITLISACDGEENRCREVHDPVVSGLNTSVAFGFVNLVLWVGNLWFVFKETGIIAPFMRAPPPQEKPAAVDAYEQDPYAGGQGVYQPDYNQDVEYGHQGAPTSFSNQM, from the exons ATGGACGTCGTCAATCTG CTGGTGGCTCAGGGTCAATTCAGGGTCCTGAAGGTTCCACTGGGCTTCATCAAAGTTCTACAGTGg TTCTTCGCCATCTTGGCCTTCTCGACATGTGGGAGTTATTCGGGAATGTTCCGCTTGTCAGTGGAGTGCAAGAACCGCACAGAGAGCAACCTGAACGTCcaggtggactttgaatatccTTTCAG gctgCACCAGGTGTACTTTGACGCCCCGACATGCAAGCGGGGCACGGAGCGTGTGTTCCTGGTGGGCGACTATTCTTCCTCTGCGGAGTTCTTTGTGACCATCGGCGTCTTGTCCTTCCTGTACGTGACGGCGGCGCTGAGCATCTACGTGTTCTTCCTGGACAAGTACAAGGAAAACAACAAGGGCCCCCTGCTG GATCTGGGCGTGACGGGTGTGTTGGCTTTCATGTGGCTGGTGAGCTCAGCGGCATGGGCGAAGGCGTTGTCCGATGTTAAGACGGCCACCAACCCTGACCGCGTCATCACACTGATCTCTGCCTGCGACGGCGAAGAGAACCGATGTCGCGAAGTCCACGACCCAGTCGTGTCTGGGCTCAACACGTCTGTG GCGTTCGGTTTCGTCAATCTGGTTCTGTGGGTGGGAAACCTGTGGTTCGTCTTCAAGGAGACGGGGATCATTGCCCCCTTCATGAGAGCCCCGCCCCCTCAGGAGAAGCCCGCCGCTGTGGATGCGTACGAGCAGGACCCCTACGCCGGCGGCCAGGGGGTCTACCAGCCTGACTACAACCAG GACGTCGAGTACGGCCATCAGGGAGCGCCCACCTCCTTCTCCAATCAGATGTGA